CCAGCAGCGTCCGCACCAGCGGATGCGCGCAGAACAGCCCGTCCCGGACCCCGATCCCGTACTCCGCGGAGAGCGCCGCGGCGAAGTGCGAGCTGTTCCAGCCCTCGACGACGAACGAGATGACGCCCACGCGCGGGGCGTCGTCGCCGAAGAGCGAGAGAACCCTGACCTCGGGCACCTCGGCCAGTCCCGCCCGCACGGTGTCGATCAGCCGCTGCTCCCGGGCCACCAGCGACTCGAAGCCGGCCTCCGTGAGGGCCTTGCAGGCGGCGGCGATCGAGTAGGCGCCGATGACGTTCGGCGAGCCGGCCTCGTGCCGGGCGGCGGTGTCGTGCCACTCCACGTCCACTCCCCCGTCCGTGCGCCGCGTGACCTTGCGGCTGGCGCCGCCACCGGCGAGGTACGGGTCGGCCTCGCGCAGCCAGTCGGCGCGGCCGGCCAGGACACCGGAGCCGAAGGGCGCGTACAGCTTGTGACCGGAGAAGGCGACCCAGTCGACGTCGAGGTCCTGGACGGAGACCGGGTGGTGCGGGGCGAGCTGGGCGGCGTCCAGGACGATCCGGGCGCCGTGGGCATGGGCGACGCCGGCCAGCTCCCGTACGGGCCACAGCTCGCCGGTGACGTTCGAGGCGCCGGTGACGCAGACGAGGGCCGGGCCCTCGGGGTCTCGGGCGGCGAGGGCCTCCCGCAGGGTGGTGACGGCCTGCCCGGGGGTGCGCGGGGCGTTGAGGTAGGTGACCTGGGCGTCCCGCCAGGGCAGCAGCGAGGCGTGATGCTCGGTCTCGAAGACGAAGACCTGGCAGCCGTCGGGGAGGGCGGCGGCGAGCAGGTTCAGGGAGTCGGTGGTGGACCGGGTGAAGATCAGCTGGTCGTCGGCGCGGCAGTCCAGGAACTCCCTGACCGTCCTGCGGGCGTTCTCGAAGAGGTCCGTCGACAGCTGGGAGAGGTAGCCGGCACCCCGGTGCACGCTGCCGTAGTAGGGCGCGTACGCGGCCACGTCGTCCCAGACCCGCTGGAGCGCGGGGGCGCTGGCGGCGTAGTCGAGCGCGGCGTAGGTGACTTCGCCGCCGGTGACGAGCGGGACGGTGACATCGCGGCCCAGAACGGACAGGGGGGCACAAACGACCTGGTCGGCGGCAACGGTGGAGACAGACATGGCGAACTCCCGTGAGGACAAGAGGAATCGCTGTGCGAGCGGACATGGCTCAGCACAGGAAAAGGAAGGAAGGGGTGCGCGGAGGCGGGGCTCGGCAGCCCTATCGCATTCGCTTGCTCACGGAAGACTCCCTCGAACGACCAGGACCCCTGGTGTCGAGAGGGGCCCGCGCTTGCCGTAAGCCTTGCTGCCTACGGCCTGGTCTTCATCCCGGGGCACCCCGCCACGGACGGAGGGTTGCCGGACAGTCGGCCGGGGCCTCATGACTGTCACTCATGACCTGGTACAGAACGTAACGGAGGTGATCGGCGTCCCGCAACCCGTGTCCGGATCGCGGGACGCTCCTCACCAGGGAACCGCTGTGCGACGGCTACGCGTTGCTGGCCGCCGACCACCGCTCCAGTGTCTTCTTCGCCGCCCCCGAGTCGA
This genomic interval from Streptomyces sp. B21-083 contains the following:
- a CDS encoding aminotransferase class V-fold PLP-dependent enzyme, producing the protein MSVSTVAADQVVCAPLSVLGRDVTVPLVTGGEVTYAALDYAASAPALQRVWDDVAAYAPYYGSVHRGAGYLSQLSTDLFENARRTVREFLDCRADDQLIFTRSTTDSLNLLAAALPDGCQVFVFETEHHASLLPWRDAQVTYLNAPRTPGQAVTTLREALAARDPEGPALVCVTGASNVTGELWPVRELAGVAHAHGARIVLDAAQLAPHHPVSVQDLDVDWVAFSGHKLYAPFGSGVLAGRADWLREADPYLAGGGASRKVTRRTDGGVDVEWHDTAARHEAGSPNVIGAYSIAAACKALTEAGFESLVAREQRLIDTVRAGLAEVPEVRVLSLFGDDAPRVGVISFVVEGWNSSHFAAALSAEYGIGVRDGLFCAHPLVRTLLGSDPQTQGECGAPEAAPGEKSLNAIRVSFGAGTPDEHVERFVGAVKELVRDGARWQYRTEDGRCVPAV